From Candidatus Thermoplasmatota archaeon, the proteins below share one genomic window:
- a CDS encoding GNAT family N-acetyltransferase, with product MTKSPVRYRAMRKEDVPELIRLEAASFPGIPPERHWIPAMLEAHVDKFPEGQFVAEIDGRLVGSATTLLVPLAAALTPHKWREITGGGYLTTHDPSGDALYGTEVMVHPDARRRGIGRHLYELRKDLIRRRNLRAFVTGGRIPEYVKHAGEMSASAYVRSVLRGERTDRTLTPQLRSGMTVAGVMPAYITDPNSRNWATLLVWWNLDYEAPTSLTPAAPSARAGDSATAKAQRAGHDR from the coding sequence GTGACGAAGTCGCCCGTCCGCTACCGGGCGATGCGCAAGGAGGACGTGCCCGAGCTCATCCGTCTCGAGGCCGCGAGCTTTCCCGGCATTCCGCCCGAGCGGCACTGGATCCCGGCGATGCTCGAGGCTCACGTCGACAAATTCCCCGAAGGCCAGTTCGTCGCCGAGATCGACGGCCGGCTCGTGGGCAGCGCGACCACGCTGCTCGTCCCGCTCGCCGCGGCCCTGACCCCCCACAAGTGGCGCGAGATCACGGGGGGCGGCTACCTGACGACGCACGATCCCTCGGGCGACGCCCTCTACGGCACGGAGGTCATGGTCCATCCGGATGCGCGGCGTCGCGGCATCGGCAGGCACCTCTACGAGCTGCGCAAGGACCTGATCCGGCGCCGCAACCTCCGGGCCTTCGTGACGGGCGGGCGTATCCCCGAATACGTGAAGCACGCGGGCGAGATGTCGGCGAGCGCGTACGTGCGGAGCGTGCTGCGCGGCGAGCGCACCGACCGCACGCTCACCCCGCAGCTGAGGAGCGGCATGACCGTCGCGGGCGTCATGCCGGCCTACATCACCGACCCCAACTCGCGCAACTGGGCGACGCTCCTCGTGTGGTGGAACCTCGATTACGAGGCCCCGACGTCGCTTACGCCCGCGGCCCCCTCGGCGCGCGCGGGCGACAGCGCGACCGCGAAGGCGCAGCGCGCGGGTCACGACCGCTGA
- a CDS encoding ion transporter, with the protein MSTNDAVHDVRSAGERMSSSPRDEGELRRLARLATADLLMVLLAIASLVLLAVDEFNVIGPQWHDEVVILDLVIVLIFVAEYIWRLTQARPPTRFLFKNWFELLGMVPLILLEALESLPQFAFLRAFRLIRVIRLGAALARFVRAYNAIVGDRAAEMLFKKYRAALIEEVSDRVVLSVIAQVEANLVKAKYAEAIGLALEARRAELGKAVLDALERNGSLRHLVALPPASAAVTRFSETTAQAIADFLKSPEFNLVVSEALAGVLANVKSQFQDRQWRTMATRPATQA; encoded by the coding sequence ATGTCGACGAACGACGCCGTCCACGACGTCCGCTCGGCGGGCGAGCGCATGTCATCCAGCCCGCGCGACGAGGGCGAGCTCCGCCGCCTCGCGCGGCTCGCGACCGCCGACCTGCTCATGGTCCTCCTCGCGATCGCGTCCCTCGTCCTGCTCGCGGTCGACGAGTTCAACGTGATCGGACCGCAGTGGCACGACGAGGTGGTCATCCTCGACCTCGTCATCGTGCTCATCTTCGTCGCGGAGTACATCTGGCGGCTCACCCAGGCGCGACCGCCCACGCGATTCCTGTTCAAGAACTGGTTCGAGCTTCTCGGGATGGTACCCCTCATCCTGCTCGAGGCCCTCGAATCGCTTCCGCAGTTCGCGTTCCTCCGGGCGTTCCGGCTCATCCGCGTGATCCGGCTCGGCGCCGCCCTCGCGCGCTTCGTGCGCGCGTACAACGCCATCGTGGGCGATCGCGCCGCGGAGATGCTTTTCAAGAAGTACCGCGCGGCGCTCATCGAGGAGGTGAGCGACCGCGTGGTCCTCTCCGTGATCGCCCAGGTGGAGGCGAACCTCGTGAAGGCGAAGTACGCGGAGGCGATCGGCCTCGCGCTCGAGGCGCGCCGCGCCGAGCTCGGGAAGGCCGTCCTCGACGCGCTCGAGCGCAACGGGTCCCTCAGGCACCTCGTCGCCCTCCCGCCCGCAAGCGCCGCGGTGACGCGGTTCAGCGAAACCACCGCGCAGGCCATCGCGGACTTCCTCAAGAGCCCCGAATTCAACCTCGTCGTCTCCGAGGCGCTCGCGGGCGTCCTCGCGAACGTGAAGTCCCAATTCCAGGATCGCCAATGGCGGACGATGGCGACGCGGCCGGCGACGCAAGCTTGA
- the thsA gene encoding thermosome subunit alpha — MGDIVMHARGDRARTTMMRDASFRADGVGRPRGRDARAANVMAARAVADAVRSTLGPKGLDKMLVDGAGEVSVTNDGATILRGMDVSDPAARMVVEAAATLERELGDGTTTAVVLAGELLRHAETLADDLHATALAEGFRDAAAVATRALEGLAREAPGGREEALRRVAATAMASKAAAPEATRLADLAVRAVLAVADGRRADLSHVRLAKLAGRALAATDLVEGVVLDKARASEAMPRFVAEARVALVEGALTAAKPARAATLRLADPRAHEAFVAEEETRVARAVSSLASSGATAIFVEKRVDDRAIDLLARSGILLVAGVGGETLSALARATGARPVANPREVGEADLGRASLVEEAREGGAPEVLVTGGGGARSVTLRVRGASEESVEEVARTLEDALGVARTALADDPIVPGAGAAEAEAARAVRDEAGRLDARRALVYEAFAAALEEIPRALAENAGRDPLEAVTAVRAAHAAGRRDHGVEVATGGTFDAWSAGVVEPLRVKVQSVATAAEVATLILRIDDVIATARREDLTGRSP, encoded by the coding sequence ATGGGCGACATCGTGATGCACGCGCGAGGCGATCGCGCGCGGACCACCATGATGCGCGACGCATCCTTCCGGGCGGACGGGGTCGGGCGACCGCGCGGGCGCGACGCCCGGGCCGCGAACGTCATGGCCGCGCGGGCCGTCGCCGACGCCGTGCGCTCCACGCTCGGCCCGAAGGGCCTCGACAAGATGCTCGTCGACGGCGCGGGCGAGGTGAGCGTCACGAACGATGGCGCGACCATCCTCCGCGGGATGGACGTCTCGGATCCCGCCGCGCGGATGGTGGTCGAGGCCGCGGCGACGCTCGAGCGCGAACTGGGCGACGGCACGACGACGGCCGTCGTCCTCGCGGGCGAGCTCCTCCGACACGCCGAGACGCTCGCGGACGACCTCCACGCGACAGCGCTCGCCGAGGGTTTCCGCGACGCGGCCGCCGTCGCGACGCGCGCGCTCGAAGGCCTCGCGCGGGAGGCCCCCGGGGGCCGCGAGGAGGCGCTGCGGCGCGTCGCCGCCACCGCGATGGCCTCGAAGGCCGCCGCGCCGGAGGCGACGCGGCTCGCCGACCTCGCCGTCCGGGCGGTCCTCGCCGTTGCCGACGGCCGCCGCGCGGACCTCTCGCACGTCCGCCTCGCGAAGCTCGCGGGTCGAGCGCTCGCCGCGACCGACCTCGTCGAGGGCGTCGTCCTCGACAAGGCCCGGGCCAGCGAGGCGATGCCGCGGTTCGTCGCGGAGGCCCGCGTCGCGCTCGTCGAGGGCGCGCTTACGGCCGCGAAGCCCGCGCGCGCGGCGACCCTCCGCCTCGCGGACCCGCGCGCCCACGAGGCCTTCGTCGCGGAGGAGGAGACGCGCGTCGCGCGCGCGGTCTCCTCGCTCGCGTCGAGCGGGGCCACCGCGATCTTCGTCGAGAAAAGGGTGGACGATCGGGCGATCGACCTCCTCGCGCGCTCGGGCATCCTCCTCGTCGCGGGCGTGGGCGGCGAGACGCTTTCCGCCCTCGCGCGCGCGACGGGCGCGAGGCCGGTCGCGAATCCGCGGGAGGTTGGCGAGGCCGATCTCGGCCGCGCGTCGCTCGTCGAGGAGGCGCGGGAGGGCGGCGCGCCCGAGGTGCTCGTCACGGGGGGCGGGGGCGCCCGATCGGTGACCCTCCGCGTCCGCGGCGCGTCGGAGGAATCCGTCGAGGAGGTGGCGCGAACGCTCGAGGACGCGCTCGGCGTCGCGCGGACGGCGCTCGCGGACGACCCGATCGTCCCCGGGGCGGGAGCGGCTGAAGCGGAGGCCGCGCGCGCCGTGCGCGACGAGGCCGGCAGGCTCGACGCGCGTCGCGCGCTCGTCTACGAGGCGTTCGCCGCCGCGCTCGAGGAGATCCCCCGCGCGCTCGCGGAGAATGCGGGGCGGGATCCGCTCGAGGCCGTGACCGCCGTGCGAGCCGCGCACGCGGCGGGTCGGCGGGACCACGGCGTCGAGGTCGCGACGGGCGGGACGTTCGACGCGTGGTCCGCGGGCGTGGTGGAGCCCTTGAGGGTCAAGGTCCAGTCCGTCGCGACGGCCGCGGAGGTCGCGACCCTGATCCTCAGGATCGACGACGTCATCGCGACCGCGCGGCGGGAGGACCTCACGGGAAGAAGCCCGTGA
- a CDS encoding amidohydrolase family protein produces MIVDCHVHLNDYTNDRVPTEESLQKLLADMKSNGVAKAFILTSYLANEQRPRIDRVLDLVKPHPELFVVEGISLSGGAPFDLRATEERLRQGLTIGLKLYPGYEHYYPTDRLCEPIYDLAAKYRVPVMFHTGDTFTKIGKLKYSHPLHLDDVAVDHPDLKIVICHLGNPWFRDTAELIYKNDNVRADISGLILGNFEARFERWLADQVRDLILYAGDPEDLLFGTDWPLVAMSPYIRFVRSLDLDEDEERRLLSGNAIEWFDLDRHEKRRASR; encoded by the coding sequence TTGATCGTCGACTGCCACGTCCACCTCAACGACTACACGAACGACCGGGTGCCGACCGAGGAAAGCCTGCAGAAGCTCCTCGCCGACATGAAGTCGAACGGCGTGGCGAAGGCCTTCATCCTCACGTCCTACCTCGCGAACGAGCAGCGCCCCCGCATCGATCGCGTCCTCGACCTTGTCAAGCCCCACCCTGAGCTTTTCGTGGTCGAGGGGATCTCGCTCTCGGGGGGCGCGCCCTTCGACCTGCGCGCGACGGAGGAGCGATTGAGGCAGGGGCTCACCATCGGGCTCAAGCTCTACCCCGGCTACGAGCACTATTATCCGACGGACCGCCTGTGCGAGCCGATCTACGACCTCGCCGCGAAATACCGCGTGCCGGTCATGTTCCACACGGGCGACACGTTCACGAAGATCGGGAAGCTGAAGTACAGCCACCCGCTCCACCTCGACGACGTCGCGGTCGACCACCCGGACCTCAAGATCGTGATCTGCCACCTCGGAAACCCGTGGTTCAGGGACACGGCGGAGCTCATCTACAAGAACGACAACGTCCGCGCCGACATCTCCGGCCTTATCCTCGGCAACTTCGAGGCGCGCTTCGAGCGCTGGCTTGCCGACCAGGTGCGCGACCTCATCCTCTACGCGGGCGACCCCGAGGATCTGCTGTTCGGGACCGATTGGCCGCTCGTCGCGATGTCGCCGTACATCCGCTTCGTGCGCTCGCTCGACCTCGACGAGGACGAGGAGCGGCGATTGCTCTCGGGCAACGCGATCGAGTGGTTCGACCTCGACCGGCACGAGAAGCGGAGGGCGAGCCGGTGA
- a CDS encoding NAD(P)/FAD-dependent oxidoreductase translates to MPSFDVVVVGSGAAGLTVASACREAGRSVAVVDKRPFGGTCALRGCDPKKVLVAATSAVDAARRLEGRGVDPGGVVVDWPALAASKRAFTDPVPEARARSFEEQGIAAYRGVARFVGPRALAVDDERLDASHVVVAAGAMPRPLGIPGEALVSTSEDFLALDRLPGRIVFIGGGYVSFEFAHVAAVAGARATILHRGERPLEGFDPDLVDALSDATRQAGVDLRVRSPVVAVERAGDALRVRVGGDRGGAIEADMVVHGAGRVPDLDDLDLGRGSVERASRGVAVTRHLQSVSNPAVYAAGDAAAADGAPLTPVATIEGEAAARNLLEGNVVVPDYRGLPSVAFANPPIARVGLLESEARERSLRFEVKKGESGSWASSRRIAERASGFKVLVEERSGRILGAHLLGHGAEEVVNLFALAIRHGLTAADLREGLYAYPTHASDVRYML, encoded by the coding sequence ATGCCGTCCTTCGACGTGGTGGTCGTGGGGTCGGGCGCGGCGGGCCTCACCGTCGCTTCCGCGTGCCGCGAGGCCGGACGGTCCGTCGCCGTCGTCGACAAGCGTCCCTTCGGAGGCACGTGCGCGCTGCGCGGGTGCGACCCGAAGAAGGTCCTCGTCGCGGCCACCTCCGCGGTCGACGCCGCGCGGCGCCTCGAGGGCCGCGGCGTGGACCCCGGCGGCGTCGTCGTCGACTGGCCGGCCCTCGCCGCCTCGAAGCGCGCGTTCACGGACCCCGTCCCCGAGGCCCGCGCACGGTCCTTCGAGGAGCAGGGCATCGCGGCCTACCGCGGCGTCGCCCGCTTCGTGGGTCCGCGCGCGCTCGCGGTGGACGACGAGCGGCTCGACGCGTCCCACGTCGTGGTCGCGGCGGGCGCAATGCCGAGGCCCCTCGGGATCCCCGGGGAGGCGCTCGTCTCGACGAGCGAGGATTTCCTGGCCCTCGATCGCCTCCCCGGGCGCATCGTCTTCATCGGGGGCGGCTACGTCTCGTTCGAGTTCGCGCACGTCGCCGCGGTCGCGGGCGCCCGCGCGACCATCCTGCACCGGGGGGAGCGACCGCTCGAGGGCTTCGACCCGGACCTCGTGGACGCGCTCTCGGACGCGACGCGGCAAGCCGGCGTGGACCTGAGGGTGCGTTCGCCCGTGGTCGCGGTCGAGCGGGCCGGCGACGCCCTCAGGGTCCGCGTCGGCGGCGATCGCGGCGGTGCGATCGAGGCGGACATGGTGGTGCACGGGGCCGGCCGGGTGCCGGACCTCGACGACCTCGATCTCGGGCGCGGGAGCGTCGAGCGCGCGTCGCGGGGCGTCGCCGTGACGCGTCATCTTCAGAGCGTGTCCAATCCCGCGGTGTACGCGGCGGGCGACGCCGCCGCGGCCGACGGCGCGCCCCTCACGCCGGTCGCGACGATCGAGGGCGAGGCCGCGGCGCGCAACCTCCTCGAGGGCAACGTCGTGGTGCCCGACTACCGGGGTCTTCCGAGCGTCGCGTTCGCGAACCCGCCCATCGCGCGCGTCGGCCTTCTCGAGTCGGAGGCGCGCGAGCGCAGCCTGCGTTTCGAGGTCAAGAAGGGCGAAAGCGGCTCCTGGGCCTCTTCGCGCCGCATCGCCGAGCGCGCGTCCGGCTTCAAGGTGCTCGTGGAGGAACGGAGCGGCCGCATCCTCGGCGCGCACCTCCTGGGTCACGGCGCGGAGGAGGTCGTGAACCTCTTCGCGCTCGCGATCCGTCACGGCCTCACGGCCGCGGACCTCCGGGAGGGACTCTACGCGTACCCGACCCATGCCTCGGACGTCCGTTACATGCTCTGA
- a CDS encoding potassium channel family protein: MADEAERNVRQIRRDIGLSALALVSVAIGVHDFLRPRADPAFTLLDAVDLGIVVYFVIDFAAKARASGRPAAYTRSHWWELPSLIPVTGGIVAGLEGVSVLRALRLVRLLRVARLLRVAGTVARIRGLRRYVARVARRAQVVGLFVAGLLIVVAGGLGANVVEGQVNPRLARLEDALWWSLNLFTTTSYVDFQPRTSGGRILAGILQVLGVAFVGVFAASLASAILKEPEAGPEDERA, translated from the coding sequence GTGGCGGACGAGGCGGAACGCAACGTGCGGCAGATCCGCCGCGACATCGGCCTCTCCGCGCTCGCGCTCGTGAGCGTCGCGATCGGGGTCCACGACTTCCTCCGTCCCCGCGCCGACCCCGCCTTCACGCTGCTCGACGCCGTCGACCTCGGGATCGTCGTGTACTTCGTCATCGACTTCGCGGCGAAGGCGCGCGCGAGCGGCCGCCCGGCGGCCTACACGCGGTCGCACTGGTGGGAGCTTCCGAGCCTCATCCCGGTCACGGGCGGGATCGTGGCGGGCCTCGAAGGCGTGAGCGTGCTGCGGGCCCTGCGGCTCGTCCGCCTTCTCCGCGTCGCCCGTCTCCTGCGCGTCGCGGGGACCGTCGCGCGCATCCGCGGCCTCCGTCGCTACGTCGCGCGCGTCGCGCGTCGCGCGCAGGTCGTGGGGCTGTTCGTCGCGGGGCTGCTCATCGTCGTCGCGGGGGGCCTCGGCGCGAACGTGGTCGAGGGGCAGGTCAACCCGCGTCTCGCCCGCCTCGAGGACGCGCTCTGGTGGAGCCTCAACCTCTTCACGACGACGAGCTACGTGGATTTCCAGCCGCGGACATCCGGAGGGCGCATCCTCGCGGGGATCCTGCAGGTGCTCGGCGTCGCCTTCGTCGGCGTCTTCGCCGCGAGCCTCGCGTCCGCGATCCTCAAGGAGCCCGAGGCGGGCCCCGAGGACGAGCGCGCGTGA